In Candidatus Manganitrophus noduliformans, the genomic stretch TGAACCCGAGCGGGTATCCCATAGTCGAGAAAAATGTTGAACAATAATCGATCTACTATCCCTAGACGTTGTAAAAGCGCTTCTAATTTGTACTTATTGCGTGGAAGCCGACTTCCGCGTACAGATCCCTGAAATTAAAATGGCATTTTCCTCTTTGCCTCTATATAAGGATAAGGGGGAAAGGGGAAAATAGCGTCTCCGCTCCGATCGATCCGCCTGTCCCACAGGCCGGCGAAGGAAAACGGCTTTCCCGCTTCTAAAATGATCCCCGCCGGGATCTTTCTCCAACTGACCAAATCGGTTTTCTCCCCTTCTCCCCCGTGATCACAGCAGAAATGTTTTGAAGACCTTTTGATCAAAAAGAAAGGATGTCTGATCCTTCAGCCTGAGAACCCTGACTTCTTGCCGATTGCTGTGCCTTTCACAGGAAAGCCCAGACGGAGATGATCGAGATTCTCACCGGGGCAAGAAATCGGGGAGAGTATGAGGCCTTGCTCGCACCAAGGCGAGGGATGTGTTCGAAGACTACCATGATTGGCTCAGATCGGGGCAGGTCCCCTTCTGGTGATCTGGCCGTTTTAAGGACATTGTCTCTCGCTCTGGAGGAGTATCAGAAAGAGAGTCTGACGGCGATCGTGGCGAAGGAGCTTGCCAGAAGGGGGGTGCGGCTTAGACCAGGGCAAAAAATCTCTTACTTCAATCTTCACTTCTTTGCCGGGGGAGGTGCTTCCGGGACCCATTCGGCGGCAGGCAAGATGCAATCCGGATGGTCGGCGCGCGCCGAGTTCAAGTTGATCATCTGACCGGCATCGGGACCAGTGCGCTCTTTTTCCCATGCTTTTGAGAAGCGAGGACGATCCGAGCGCACGCTTCGGCATCCGACAGGGGGTCGTGGTGGTGGAGCCGAATTCCGAGGAAGCGGCAGACATCGGGCAGGCGGGTCGGGTAGATCCCCCAGGCCGACCGGGCCAGCCTCACGGTGCAGACGAAACGGTGAGGCGGAGGCACGACCCCCGCCGCCTCACAGCAGGCGTTGAGTACGCTTTGATCGAAACGGGCGTTGTGGGTGGCGAGGAAGTCGGCTTCGGAAAGCCCCTTTCGGATAGTTGGCCACAGGTCTTTGAATGTCGGTTCCCCGGCGACCCGCCGCCAGTCGATCCCATGAAGATATGTGAAGACAAAGGAACGCCTCGGCGGCCGGATCAGATATTGCTCCCGCCGGACGATCTCCCCTCCGACCGCCGTCACCAGCGCGACGGCGCAGGCGCTATCAGGACCGTAATCGGCGATCTCGAAATCGATTGCGACAAAGCGAATCATTCCCCTTGCCAGAAGGTCTTTCTTTCGGGTCGAAGAATCCTCCCTCTCTGGGGGAGCTTCAATTTGGAATCCGTATGTTCCGCAGCAGGGCCTTGACGATAATTGTTTTGCGATCTTCCGTCAAGGAGAAAATGGCCTTCATATCACACTCTCCCAAAACCAAACTTCTGTTCTCGTTTAGGATTCCTGCCATCCTTCATTATTCAGTCGACCCTTTCTCCCGGATTCAAGATCTCCTAAATCCAAGTGAAGCGGGCCCTGG encodes the following:
- a CDS encoding 3'-5' exonuclease — protein: MIRFVAIDFEIADYGPDSACAVALVTAVGGEIVRREQYLIRPPRRSFVFTYLHGIDWRRVAGEPTFKDLWPTIRKGLSEADFLATHNARFDQSVLNACCEAAGVVPPPHRFVCTVRLARSAWGIYPTRLPDVCRFLGIRLHHHDPLSDAEACARIVLASQKHGKKSALVPMPVR